In Flammeovirgaceae bacterium 311, one DNA window encodes the following:
- a CDS encoding histidine kinase (COG0457 FOG: TPR repeat), whose protein sequence is MLLVSLLPLTSIALQKNPDPAVPADSLEVQLILAEEPQKMQLLLSLSEIYLERDPDMALNRAKQALTLARRINDKRSEAIALKNTGNALRYLLSDYEAALDYCHKALKISEEGGFKLEEAEILHLIGDIYYEVGNSYKAIEHYMQALALSESLSLYPVAVDILNDIGRVYATLGNDQKAIEYHKKALRISKTNEHVPGVASSNYWLAITYTQVGNLDLALEKQHIALALRQNMKNTEGQALCYLAIGKVYHLKTDYDKALKQIDNAYQLYGQIGDTFGRASAMNQMGAILIEKKEYEQAISQLKLALHFGEQLNNKKIIRDSYEYLYNCYAGLRDYEQALRYKDLFIAISDFIYGEESERRMAELQNRFEIEQKESEIAVLKKDRQLRDLALQEQANFRNFLIILLVLMCVIIALVLYLYRNHRRSNLQLKSVNEQINSQNGELQELNATKDKFFSIISHDLKGPLNSLTSFAGLLINHTEALSKDEIKMLATDLDKSLKNLLSLLNNLLEWSRSQTGNLDIKAEPFDVRELVYANAELLQRMAENKEITLRTRVPNSLTGFADKNQMNTVLRNLISNALKFTEKGGKVEVDVNEWKDAIEVAVRDSGVGMSKAVLAKLFKIEHKYSTNGTANESGTGLGLMLCKEFVERSGGMISVESEEGKGSTFRFTIPKHKGTAEPVLAAS, encoded by the coding sequence TTGCTGCTGGTTAGCCTGCTGCCGCTGACTTCTATTGCCCTACAGAAAAATCCAGATCCCGCTGTTCCTGCCGATAGCCTGGAAGTACAGCTCATACTGGCCGAAGAGCCTCAAAAAATGCAGCTGTTGCTCAGCCTGTCGGAAATATACCTGGAGCGAGATCCGGATATGGCCCTGAACCGCGCCAAACAGGCCCTTACCCTGGCCAGGCGCATCAATGATAAAAGATCTGAAGCCATAGCACTCAAAAATACGGGAAATGCCCTGCGCTACCTGCTATCAGACTATGAGGCCGCATTGGACTACTGCCATAAAGCACTAAAGATCAGCGAAGAAGGAGGATTTAAGCTGGAAGAAGCTGAAATACTGCACCTGATTGGCGATATCTACTATGAAGTGGGCAATAGCTACAAAGCCATTGAGCACTATATGCAGGCACTTGCTTTATCAGAAAGCCTCTCTCTTTACCCAGTGGCTGTAGATATACTTAATGATATTGGCAGGGTGTATGCAACACTGGGCAACGACCAGAAAGCCATAGAATATCATAAAAAAGCATTACGCATCAGTAAAACCAATGAGCACGTTCCGGGAGTTGCTTCAAGTAACTACTGGCTTGCTATTACCTACACCCAGGTAGGTAATCTCGACCTGGCGCTTGAAAAGCAACACATTGCTCTGGCGCTTCGCCAGAACATGAAAAACACCGAGGGACAGGCACTTTGTTATTTAGCCATAGGTAAGGTATATCATCTAAAAACAGATTATGATAAAGCCCTGAAGCAAATTGATAATGCCTATCAGCTCTACGGGCAAATTGGCGATACCTTTGGCAGGGCATCTGCAATGAACCAGATGGGCGCCATCCTCATCGAAAAAAAGGAATATGAACAAGCCATCAGCCAGCTTAAGCTAGCTTTGCATTTTGGAGAGCAATTAAATAATAAAAAGATTATCAGGGATAGTTACGAATATCTCTACAACTGCTATGCAGGCCTGCGTGATTACGAGCAGGCCCTGCGCTATAAAGATTTGTTTATTGCCATCAGCGATTTTATTTATGGTGAGGAAAGTGAGCGCCGCATGGCCGAGCTGCAAAACCGCTTTGAAATTGAGCAAAAGGAAAGTGAAATAGCTGTACTTAAAAAAGACCGTCAGCTTAGGGACCTGGCCCTGCAGGAGCAGGCAAACTTCAGAAACTTCCTGATTATCCTGCTGGTGCTCATGTGTGTGATCATTGCCCTGGTGCTCTACCTTTACCGCAACCACCGCCGCAGCAACCTGCAGCTTAAATCTGTAAACGAACAAATCAACAGCCAGAATGGCGAATTGCAGGAGCTGAATGCTACAAAAGATAAATTCTTCTCCATTATCAGCCACGACCTGAAAGGTCCGCTTAATTCCCTTACCTCCTTTGCCGGACTGCTAATTAACCATACCGAAGCCCTTAGCAAGGATGAGATTAAAATGCTGGCTACCGACCTGGATAAGTCACTCAAGAACCTGCTCAGCCTGCTGAACAACCTACTGGAATGGTCGCGCTCACAGACCGGGAACCTTGATATAAAAGCCGAACCCTTTGATGTTCGGGAGTTGGTGTATGCCAATGCTGAGCTGTTGCAGCGCATGGCCGAGAATAAAGAGATTACCCTGCGCACACGCGTACCCAACAGCCTGACCGGCTTTGCCGACAAAAACCAGATGAACACTGTGCTCCGTAACCTGATCAGCAACGCGCTGAAGTTTACAGAAAAAGGAGGCAAGGTTGAAGTAGATGTGAATGAATGGAAAGATGCCATTGAAGTGGCTGTACGAGACAGCGGCGTTGGCATGAGCAAGGCAGTTCTGGCAAAGCTTTTCAAAATAGAGCATAAATACTCCACCAATGGTACTGCAAATGAAAGTGGTACCGGTTTGGGCTTAATGCTTTGCAAGGAATTCGTAGAGCGCAGCGGCGGTATGATCAGCGTAGAAAGTGAAGAAGGCAAAGGCAGTACGTTCCGCTTTACAATTCCCAAGCATAAAGGAACTGCAGAACCCGTTCTGGCTGCATCCTAA
- a CDS encoding multifunctional aminopeptidase A (COG0260 Leucyl aminopeptidase): MQPAITIAPSIQDNQHTAYLLADADDLSGYSLSDAERSWATSRLEGDEKIISLNRYSHWIYLVKAPKKSADWQQAEGWRGAGNKLAALLKQQKITQFQISGQPDQQLHLLEGLLLSLYSFDKYKTKKKNSWRLLELLLGNDQLNMEQVQEVQQLITATCAARTLVNEPVVYLTALQLSRELEQLGKQAGFSVEVFEEGKIRSLKMGGLLAVNAGSTQPPTFNVLEYKPENAINLKPLILVGKGVVYDTGGLSLKPTPGSMDLMKSDMSGAATVAGAIYAVAANQLPVYVVALIPATDNRPGEEAITPGDVITMCDGTTVEILNTDAEGRLILADALSYAKKYKPQLVLDWATLTGSAARAIGPEGTVCMGTADEAVMKALKQAGEQTYERLVEFPLWEEYEKQLESSIADLTNLGGPNAGAITAGLFLKHFTGYPWVHFDIAGPAFLTKADSYRGKGGTGVGVRLLYRFIKNYFKNS, translated from the coding sequence ATGCAGCCTGCCATTACCATTGCCCCTTCTATACAAGACAACCAGCATACGGCCTACCTGTTGGCCGATGCCGATGATTTATCGGGATATTCACTCTCGGATGCGGAACGCAGCTGGGCTACTTCCAGACTGGAGGGGGATGAAAAAATCATATCCCTGAACCGCTACTCCCACTGGATATACCTGGTGAAAGCTCCAAAGAAATCTGCCGACTGGCAGCAGGCAGAGGGTTGGCGCGGGGCAGGAAATAAACTGGCAGCTTTACTAAAGCAACAGAAAATCACCCAGTTCCAGATCAGCGGGCAACCCGATCAGCAACTCCACTTGCTGGAAGGTCTGCTGCTATCGCTCTACAGTTTCGATAAATACAAAACAAAAAAGAAAAACAGCTGGCGCCTGCTGGAGCTGCTCTTGGGGAATGATCAGCTTAATATGGAGCAGGTACAGGAAGTACAGCAACTCATTACAGCCACCTGCGCTGCCCGTACACTGGTAAATGAGCCGGTGGTGTACCTCACCGCCCTGCAGCTAAGCCGCGAGCTGGAGCAGTTAGGAAAACAGGCTGGTTTTTCTGTAGAAGTTTTTGAAGAAGGAAAAATCCGGAGCCTTAAAATGGGCGGCCTGCTGGCGGTAAATGCCGGCAGCACCCAGCCACCCACCTTCAATGTTCTGGAATACAAGCCAGAAAATGCCATCAACCTGAAACCCCTGATCCTGGTAGGCAAAGGGGTGGTATACGATACAGGAGGCCTTAGTTTAAAGCCAACCCCCGGCAGCATGGACCTGATGAAGAGCGATATGAGCGGTGCTGCCACCGTAGCCGGTGCCATTTATGCCGTTGCTGCCAATCAGCTGCCTGTGTATGTGGTAGCCCTGATCCCGGCCACCGATAACCGCCCCGGCGAAGAAGCCATTACCCCCGGCGATGTGATCACCATGTGCGATGGCACCACCGTAGAAATTTTAAATACCGATGCAGAAGGAAGGCTGATCCTGGCAGATGCCCTCTCCTATGCCAAGAAATATAAGCCACAGCTGGTGCTGGACTGGGCCACCCTCACTGGCTCAGCTGCCCGTGCTATTGGGCCTGAAGGAACTGTTTGCATGGGCACTGCCGACGAAGCAGTGATGAAAGCCCTGAAACAGGCCGGTGAACAAACTTATGAGCGCCTGGTAGAGTTTCCACTCTGGGAAGAGTACGAAAAGCAGCTGGAGAGCTCCATCGCCGATCTTACAAACCTGGGTGGACCCAACGCCGGTGCAATTACAGCTGGTTTATTTCTAAAACATTTTACAGGTTACCCCTGGGTTCATTTCGATATAGCCGGACCGGCATTTCTGACCAAAGCCGACAGCTACCGCGGTAAAGGCGGCACAGGTGTTGGCGTACGCCTGCTTTACCGGTTCATTAAAAATTACTTTAAAAATTCATGA
- a CDS encoding numod4 domain-containing protein: MEQTVYTPEVWKEVDFQTNLEHAKYEVSTHGRVKSYAIDKKSGRIIRGGNVGGYKSITVKFGGKIVRQFYVHRLVAETFLNKASNDQYYVIHLDYDKENNHTSNLMWATEEELVAHNNKNPEVIRSRTTGYKLTEPDVRIIKKLLKSEKTRLSMIAKRFGITHTQLNRIRSGENWGHVTI; this comes from the coding sequence ATGGAACAAACTGTATATACACCGGAGGTATGGAAAGAGGTTGATTTTCAAACCAACCTGGAGCACGCTAAATACGAGGTTTCTACCCATGGAAGGGTAAAAAGCTATGCTATCGACAAAAAATCAGGAAGAATTATCAGAGGAGGTAATGTGGGGGGCTATAAATCCATCACCGTAAAATTTGGCGGTAAAATTGTCCGTCAGTTTTATGTACACAGACTGGTAGCAGAAACATTCCTGAATAAAGCTTCAAATGATCAATATTATGTAATTCACCTTGACTACGACAAGGAGAACAATCACACATCTAATTTGATGTGGGCAACGGAAGAAGAACTGGTGGCCCACAACAACAAAAATCCAGAAGTAATCCGTAGCCGTACCACCGGCTATAAGCTTACTGAGCCTGATGTGCGCATCATTAAAAAACTGCTGAAGTCTGAAAAGACCAGACTAAGCATGATCGCAAAACGCTTTGGTATTACCCATACCCAGCTAAACAGGATCCGAAGCGGAGAAAACTGGGGTCACGTAACCATCTGA
- a CDS encoding transcription elongation factor GreA (COG0782 Transcription elongation factor): MSQVSYYTKEGLERLKNELTELKTKGRADIARQIAEARDKGDLSENAEYDAAKDAQGLLELKISKLEQVVANAREIDESQLDTSKVAIMSKVTIRNKKNNMKVTYTLVSEEEADLKSNKISVKSPIGQGLMGKKLGETAVVKAPAGTMEFEIMDISL, translated from the coding sequence ATGTCACAGGTATCCTATTACACCAAGGAAGGTTTAGAAAGGTTGAAGAATGAGCTCACTGAGCTCAAAACGAAGGGTCGTGCCGATATAGCCCGACAGATTGCAGAAGCACGCGATAAAGGCGACCTAAGTGAAAATGCAGAATACGATGCAGCCAAGGATGCACAGGGTCTTTTGGAGCTCAAAATATCCAAACTGGAGCAGGTAGTAGCCAATGCCCGTGAAATAGACGAAAGCCAGCTGGATACCTCTAAGGTAGCCATCATGTCTAAAGTTACCATCCGCAACAAAAAGAACAACATGAAGGTAACCTATACCCTGGTTTCTGAAGAGGAGGCAGACCTGAAGTCCAATAAGATTTCAGTGAAATCACCTATCGGGCAGGGGCTGATGGGTAAAAAGCTGGGCGAAACGGCTGTGGTTAAAGCTCCCGCCGGAACCATGGAATTCGAAATAATGGACATTAGCTTATAA
- a CDS encoding sensor protein (COG0642 Signal transduction histidine kinase), producing MKNSASDSTPDKLAKRLSGYELLQDVPQEQLLWLTRTATVRKLKAGEKLFRKDDPIDFLFLVLSGKIQFKLEQKGEYRIINELIEGDISGALPYSRAKNAMALGEAKGATEVLQLSKDHFREMIHEQPELTEALVHVMASRIRDFTTEQQQTEKMASLGRLSAGLHHELNNPAAAALRASTELKEQLSMVPEKFKAIMLLRLSPEQVDQIMKIVFSPAKKEKSKSKLSLMERSEGEDQLAEWLEQRGIDNAYAIVEVFAEKNIKKEVLQQLEEICGEDQVGAVTEWIYNVLITEKLVSDIQESTRRISGLVSAVKSYSHMDQGLERERTDLEENIRSTLVMLNSKIKKKKIAVNLEGPDNLVQPCVYIGELNQVWTNLIDNAIDAVEEGGRLDIQLQQKEQDIEVSIIDNGSGISEGVLGRIFDPFFTTKAMGDGSGMGLDISKKIIEQHGGTIEVESKPGRTVFRVTLPENPQT from the coding sequence GTGAAAAATTCAGCATCTGACTCTACACCCGATAAGCTCGCAAAGCGCTTATCGGGTTATGAGCTGCTGCAGGATGTTCCACAGGAGCAGCTGCTTTGGCTGACTCGTACTGCTACCGTGCGTAAGCTGAAAGCCGGAGAGAAACTCTTCAGGAAAGATGACCCTATAGACTTTTTGTTTCTGGTGCTCAGTGGTAAAATTCAGTTTAAACTGGAGCAAAAAGGGGAATATCGCATCATCAACGAGCTAATCGAAGGTGACATTAGCGGTGCGCTCCCCTATTCCCGCGCTAAAAATGCAATGGCTCTGGGCGAAGCCAAGGGTGCTACAGAGGTGCTGCAGCTCTCAAAAGACCATTTCAGGGAAATGATTCATGAGCAGCCAGAACTAACAGAGGCGCTGGTGCATGTAATGGCCTCCCGTATTCGTGATTTTACCACAGAACAGCAGCAAACCGAGAAAATGGCTTCTCTGGGGCGTTTATCGGCCGGTTTGCACCATGAGCTAAACAACCCTGCCGCCGCAGCATTACGCGCTTCAACCGAGCTTAAGGAACAGCTAAGCATGGTGCCCGAAAAGTTTAAAGCTATTATGCTGCTGCGCTTGAGTCCGGAACAGGTAGATCAGATTATGAAGATTGTTTTTTCCCCTGCAAAAAAAGAAAAATCAAAATCAAAGCTAAGCCTGATGGAACGCTCCGAAGGCGAAGATCAGCTAGCCGAATGGCTGGAGCAACGGGGTATAGACAATGCTTATGCAATTGTCGAAGTCTTTGCAGAAAAAAATATTAAAAAAGAGGTGTTGCAGCAGCTCGAAGAAATATGTGGTGAAGACCAGGTAGGTGCTGTTACAGAATGGATTTACAATGTATTGATTACTGAAAAACTTGTATCTGATATACAGGAAAGCACCCGTCGGATTTCTGGGCTGGTAAGTGCAGTTAAAAGTTACTCTCACATGGACCAGGGCCTGGAGCGTGAGCGTACCGACCTGGAAGAGAACATACGTAGCACACTGGTGATGCTTAATTCTAAAATTAAAAAGAAGAAGATAGCCGTAAACCTGGAAGGACCGGACAACCTGGTTCAGCCCTGTGTTTACATAGGTGAACTAAACCAGGTGTGGACTAACCTGATCGATAACGCCATTGATGCCGTGGAGGAAGGTGGCCGCCTTGATATTCAGTTGCAGCAGAAAGAACAGGATATTGAAGTAAGCATTATTGACAATGGCAGTGGTATTTCGGAAGGTGTGCTGGGCAGAATTTTCGACCCCTTTTTTACCACCAAGGCTATGGGGGATGGTTCCGGCATGGGACTTGACATATCAAAGAAAATCATAGAACAGCATGGAGGTACCATAGAGGTAGAATCCAAACCTGGCAGAACTGTTTTTAGGGTAACCCTGCCGGAGAATCCTCAAACCTGA
- a CDS encoding pentapeptide repeat-containing protein (COG1357 Uncharacterized low-complexity proteins): MKKKGFFTKAQQFFLGVIEKPVLTSFLVLLLVTVVVLGLSMPYYLTNFEEIYIQVLAEAHGMIFDIAIIGILILWLNKSGEERLRIKTYKDEIDDFRLWKSEEAAFRTVGNIKRLNQHKIYNINLVNCYLTRTNLNYTNLSNSNLNSADISTSSLLECNLSNARLNQTNFENSTLNQADLTGAYASGTNFKDSFLIKTILDKAYLIKADMRGAFLMEASLNGAYMTGADLTGANLYKADLRNAVGLTVEQLQQARTLYLTLLDPELEQQIREQTPELVGK, from the coding sequence ATGAAGAAAAAAGGCTTTTTTACGAAAGCACAGCAGTTTTTTCTGGGAGTGATTGAGAAGCCGGTGCTCACTTCTTTTTTGGTTTTGCTGCTGGTAACTGTAGTGGTGCTCGGCCTGAGCATGCCTTATTATCTCACAAATTTCGAAGAGATTTACATACAGGTACTGGCCGAAGCCCATGGCATGATCTTCGACATTGCCATTATTGGTATCCTTATCCTATGGCTTAACAAAAGCGGAGAGGAGCGATTGCGGATCAAAACATATAAAGATGAGATCGATGACTTCCGTCTCTGGAAAAGTGAAGAAGCAGCCTTTCGTACGGTGGGTAACATCAAGCGCCTGAACCAGCACAAGATCTATAACATTAACCTGGTAAACTGTTACCTGACCCGCACCAACCTGAATTATACCAACCTTAGCAATTCTAACCTGAACTCTGCCGACATAAGCACCTCCTCGCTGCTGGAGTGTAACCTAAGCAATGCCCGGCTTAACCAGACAAATTTTGAAAACTCCACCCTCAACCAGGCCGATTTAACCGGCGCTTACGCGAGTGGTACCAATTTCAAGGATTCTTTCCTCATCAAAACTATTCTGGATAAAGCATACCTGATCAAAGCAGATATGCGTGGCGCCTTTCTGATGGAAGCCAGCCTCAATGGGGCCTATATGACAGGTGCAGATTTAACAGGTGCAAACCTCTACAAGGCCGATTTAAGAAATGCGGTAGGTTTAACCGTTGAGCAATTACAGCAGGCACGTACCCTGTACCTCACCCTGCTTGATCCGGAACTGGAGCAGCAGATAAGGGAGCAAACCCCAGAACTGGTAGGCAAGTAA
- a CDS encoding magnesium transporter (COG2239 Mg/Co/Ni transporter MgtE (contains CBS domain)): MEQQAEITQFELTKEFLDRIEQAVENGDSEFIQQSLENVNSADISAILYELDTLDCKYVFNLLPVEKGAGVLTELDEDMRRDFVKNFEAEELVPYIEEMDSDDAVDILNEQPVRRREEVIARLTDREQSKYIVDLLHYEEDVAGGLMAKELIKANINWTVTQTIEEIRRQAENVSKIYSVYVVNDDDILLGKVSLKRMLLARAGTKIADLYDSDVISVQTFMDEEEVAQVMRKYDLDAVPVVNVQNKLVGRITIDDVVDVITELAEEERQLMSGISEDVEETDSVWRISRARLPWLLIGMTGGLLAATFLGNFEKDIEVIPALAFFMPLVTATGGNVGIQSSSIILQSLANPSVFSESVGKRLLKVLLVAVLNGLLLAAFLLLVVTIMGYEAKLVMVVSIALFNVVLLASFTGTVTPLVLDKFNINPALASGPFITTANDLLGLGVYFTVAHLLYNI, translated from the coding sequence GTGGAACAGCAGGCAGAAATAACACAATTTGAACTCACAAAAGAGTTTTTAGACCGCATTGAACAGGCAGTAGAGAACGGCGATTCAGAATTTATCCAGCAAAGCCTGGAAAATGTAAATTCTGCAGATATCAGTGCCATTCTTTATGAGCTTGATACGCTTGACTGCAAATATGTGTTTAACCTGCTGCCTGTAGAGAAGGGTGCCGGTGTGCTCACCGAGCTGGATGAAGATATGCGCCGGGATTTTGTGAAAAACTTTGAGGCCGAAGAGCTGGTGCCCTACATCGAGGAGATGGACTCCGACGATGCCGTGGATATCCTGAACGAACAGCCCGTGCGCCGCCGCGAGGAGGTAATTGCGCGCCTCACCGACCGGGAGCAAAGCAAGTACATAGTAGACCTGCTGCATTACGAGGAGGATGTTGCCGGCGGCCTTATGGCCAAGGAGCTCATCAAGGCAAACATTAACTGGACGGTAACGCAGACCATCGAAGAAATCCGTCGCCAGGCCGAGAACGTAAGCAAGATCTATTCGGTCTATGTGGTAAATGATGATGATATTCTGCTGGGTAAGGTATCGCTGAAGCGCATGCTGCTGGCCCGGGCAGGTACCAAAATTGCAGACCTCTATGATTCTGATGTGATCTCCGTGCAAACCTTCATGGATGAGGAGGAGGTAGCCCAGGTAATGCGTAAGTATGACCTGGATGCTGTGCCGGTGGTAAACGTGCAGAACAAGCTGGTGGGTCGCATTACCATCGACGACGTGGTGGATGTGATCACCGAACTGGCCGAAGAAGAACGCCAGCTGATGAGTGGTATCTCCGAAGATGTGGAAGAGACCGACTCAGTATGGCGCATAAGCCGTGCCCGCCTGCCCTGGCTGCTCATTGGCATGACGGGTGGTTTACTGGCAGCTACCTTCCTGGGTAATTTTGAGAAGGATATTGAAGTAATACCAGCCCTTGCCTTTTTTATGCCACTGGTAACGGCCACTGGCGGAAATGTGGGCATCCAATCCAGCAGTATAATCCTGCAAAGTCTTGCCAATCCCTCTGTTTTCAGTGAGAGTGTGGGTAAAAGGCTGCTCAAGGTATTGCTGGTGGCCGTATTGAATGGCTTGCTGCTGGCTGCTTTCTTATTATTGGTCGTTACCATTATGGGTTATGAAGCCAAGCTGGTAATGGTGGTTTCCATTGCCTTATTCAATGTAGTACTGCTAGCATCTTTTACAGGCACCGTTACACCGCTGGTGCTGGATAAATTCAACATCAACCCCGCCCTTGCCTCCGGTCCCTTTATCACCACCGCCAACGACCTTTTAGGCCTTGGGGTCTACTTTACAGTAGCGCATTTGCTGTACAATATATAA
- a CDS encoding D-isomer specific 2-hydroxyacid dehydrogenase NAD-binding protein (COG0111 Phosphoglycerate dehydrogenase and related dehydrogenases) translates to MNQTKPKVLIIDDMHESIIPLLEETGFEPHYKPTVSAKEVPALLAGYEVLFLRSKLKVTAEVLAQADSLKVIGRAGAGLDLIDLEAVSRRNIQLVHASEGNRDAVAEHAVGMLLCLFNNLTKADRQVRQKQWLREENRGVELGEMTVGIVGFGYMGQAFARRLTGFGCRIIAYDNGRKGFGSELVEEVSLEKLQEEADVVSFHIPLNQQNRGLVNTAYLEAFKKNIYLINTARGEIIPLQDLAQALKSGKVKAAALDVLENEKLHQLSPLQQDNFSYLITNDNVLLSPHVAGWTHESYKKINQVLVRKLKDVYSRIS, encoded by the coding sequence ATGAATCAGACGAAGCCAAAGGTGCTCATCATAGATGATATGCATGAGAGCATTATCCCTCTGCTGGAGGAAACTGGATTTGAACCGCATTATAAGCCCACCGTAAGCGCTAAGGAAGTACCTGCTTTGCTGGCAGGCTATGAGGTGCTTTTTTTGCGCAGCAAGCTGAAAGTTACTGCTGAGGTGCTGGCACAGGCAGATAGCCTGAAAGTGATCGGCAGGGCAGGAGCAGGGCTCGACCTGATAGACCTGGAAGCTGTGAGCAGGAGAAATATCCAGCTGGTGCATGCCTCGGAGGGAAATCGGGATGCGGTGGCGGAGCATGCTGTTGGAATGCTGCTTTGCCTTTTTAACAACTTAACAAAGGCAGACAGGCAGGTGCGGCAAAAACAGTGGCTGCGCGAAGAAAACAGAGGAGTTGAGCTTGGAGAGATGACAGTGGGCATTGTTGGCTTTGGCTATATGGGCCAGGCCTTTGCCCGACGACTGACAGGTTTTGGGTGCCGCATCATAGCCTATGATAATGGTAGAAAAGGCTTTGGCAGTGAGCTGGTAGAAGAAGTAAGCCTGGAAAAACTACAGGAGGAGGCAGATGTGGTGAGCTTTCATATTCCGCTTAACCAGCAAAACAGGGGTCTGGTCAATACAGCCTACCTGGAGGCCTTCAAGAAAAATATTTATCTGATCAATACTGCCCGTGGGGAGATCATCCCACTGCAGGATCTGGCGCAGGCTCTGAAATCAGGCAAAGTAAAAGCTGCGGCACTCGATGTATTAGAAAACGAAAAGTTGCACCAGCTTAGCCCTTTGCAACAGGATAATTTTAGCTATCTTATTACTAATGACAACGTGCTGCTGAGCCCTCATGTAGCAGGCTGGACGCACGAATCCTACAAAAAGATAAACCAGGTGTTGGTCAGAAAACTAAAGGATGTTTATTCGAGGATTAGTTGA
- a CDS encoding dimethyladenosine transferase (COG0030 Dimethyladenosine transferase (rRNA methylation)) encodes MKGEGQKVRPKKHLGQHFLHDQRIARNIVDALTGWQDWEQVLEVGPGMGVLTQYLVADHKYPLQLVELDRESVAYLQQHYPALEGRVHYGDFLKINLPELMEGKFAIIGNFPYNISSQIFFKVLEHRQLVPEVVGMVQKEVAQRIAAPPGSKTYGILSVLLQAFYNIEYLFSVAPGVFTPPPKVQSAVLRLRRNERHELPCGDKLFFAVVKQAFGTRRKTLRNALKSLNLPEPVQQWPLLDKRAEQLSVEDFIRITQALEN; translated from the coding sequence ATGAAAGGTGAGGGGCAAAAGGTAAGGCCAAAGAAACATTTAGGACAGCATTTTCTGCACGACCAGCGAATTGCCCGCAACATTGTGGATGCCCTCACCGGCTGGCAGGATTGGGAACAGGTGCTGGAGGTGGGCCCCGGCATGGGCGTGCTCACCCAATACCTGGTGGCCGATCATAAATACCCGCTGCAGCTGGTGGAGCTGGACCGGGAGTCGGTGGCTTACCTGCAGCAGCATTACCCGGCACTAGAGGGAAGGGTGCATTATGGAGATTTTTTAAAAATCAATCTTCCTGAGCTCATGGAGGGTAAATTCGCCATCATAGGTAATTTTCCGTATAACATCAGCAGCCAGATCTTTTTTAAGGTACTGGAGCACCGTCAGCTGGTGCCGGAAGTGGTTGGCATGGTACAAAAAGAAGTAGCCCAGCGCATTGCCGCACCGCCGGGAAGTAAAACGTATGGCATACTTAGCGTGCTGCTGCAGGCGTTTTATAATATTGAATATTTGTTTTCAGTTGCACCTGGTGTATTTACGCCCCCTCCAAAGGTGCAGTCGGCGGTGTTGCGGCTGCGGCGCAACGAGCGGCATGAGCTGCCCTGCGGCGATAAACTGTTTTTTGCCGTGGTAAAGCAAGCTTTCGGCACCCGGCGAAAAACCTTGCGCAATGCCCTAAAAAGCCTAAATTTGCCCGAGCCGGTGCAGCAGTGGCCACTGCTGGATAAACGTGCCGAGCAGCTTTCCGTAGAAGATTTTATCAGGATCACCCAAGCATTGGAGAATTAA
- a CDS encoding histidine triad (hit) protein (COG0537 Diadenosine tetraphosphate (Ap4A) hydrolase and other HIT family hydrolases) — translation MSSIFSKIISREIPAYIVAEDEHHIAFLDINPVATGHTLVVPKQEVDYIFDLEDSALARLNVFAKKVAKGLEKAVPCKRIGVAVIGLEVPHTHVHLVPLNTMSDINFSKPKLNPPKEELEQTAQKIKDNI, via the coding sequence ATGAGCTCAATTTTTTCAAAGATCATCAGCAGAGAAATACCAGCCTATATTGTGGCTGAAGATGAGCACCATATTGCTTTTCTGGATATTAACCCTGTTGCCACCGGCCATACCCTGGTAGTGCCCAAGCAGGAGGTAGACTATATCTTTGATCTGGAGGATAGTGCGCTGGCCCGCCTGAATGTATTTGCCAAAAAAGTAGCGAAGGGATTGGAAAAGGCCGTGCCCTGCAAACGTATCGGTGTGGCAGTAATTGGCCTGGAGGTGCCGCATACGCATGTGCACCTGGTGCCGCTTAACACCATGAGCGATATTAACTTTTCAAAGCCAAAGCTCAACCCACCTAAAGAAGAGCTGGAGCAAACAGCACAGAAGATTAAGGATAATATCTAA